Proteins encoded together in one Impatiens glandulifera chromosome 1, dImpGla2.1, whole genome shotgun sequence window:
- the LOC124922564 gene encoding serine/threonine-protein kinase-like protein At3g51990: protein MGYLSCKAESSVATIDQSQKKPIKIKEFQYSDLENATNGFSDQKLLGKGSHGLVYKGVLSSGRLVAVKKSTLINRPPSSPYSNNEVDNEIEILSQLQSPCLVNLVGFTASPASNRLLVVEFMSNGTLYDVLHSSSRQPPNWGRRIRFALQTAKAIHGLHSLNPPVIHRDIKSANVLIDRSFNARLGDFGLALRCGGDDYYSTPPAGTIGYLDPYYVTPDNLSTKIDVFSYGILLLEIISGRKAIDVGYSPPSIVDWAIPLIRRGRIVDVYDPRIEPPKDPRVRKHLAVIAAKCVRSCKERRPSMKEIVESIGELSKSIPLHSWNGISKPCAMIDTIGGGNSGRWNSKPSSSGNQFRRVYSDLGLRTNLMELMTGNQEEEDGENLAGKVHSCRRSSRRSLKPPMEEGE from the coding sequence ATGGGTTACTTATCTTGTAAAGCAGAATCATCCGTGGCCACTATAGACCAGTCACAAAAGAAACCAATCAAAATCAAAGAATTCCAATACAGCGATCTCGAAAACGCCACCAATGGTTTCTCCGATCAAAAACTCCTCGGTAAAGGTAGTCACGGTCTAGTCTACAAAGGCGTCCTAAGTAGCGGTCGTCTAGTGGCAGTAAAAAAATCAACACTCATCAACCGTCCTCCATCTTCTCCATATTCCAACAACGAAGTCGATAATGAAATCGAAATCCTCTCTCAATTACAAAGCCCATGTCTCGTTAACCTAGTCGGTTTCACCGCCTCTCCCGCCTCAAACCGTCTCCTCGTAGTCGAATTCATGAGCAACGGCACTCTCTACGACGTACTACATTCCAGTTCCCGACAGCCGCCGAACTGGGGACGTAGAATTAGATTTGCTCTACAAACAGCTAAAGCGATCCACGGTCTTCATTCGTTAAACCCTCCTGTAATTCATCGCGATATTAAATCTGCTAATGTTTTGATAGACAGGAGTTTTAATGCTAGGTTAGGCGATTTCGGTCTTGCTCTTAGATGCGGTGGAGATGATTATTATTCAACACCGCCGGCAGGGACAATTGGGTATCTAGATCCTTATTACGTGACTCCTGATAACTTGAGCACCAAGATAGATGTGTTTAGTTATGGAATTCTTTTATTGGAGATTATAAGTGGTAGAAAGGCTATTGACGTTGGATATTCACCACCTTCGATTGTGGATTGGGCGATACCGTTAATCCGACGAGGGAGAATTGTTGATGTTTATGATCCGAGAATTGAACCTCCTAAGGATCCTAGAGTTAGGAAACATTTAGCAGTTATTGCGGCGAAATGTGTTAGGTCTTGTAAAGAGAGAAGACCTTCAATGAAGGAAATTGTTGAGAGTATTGGTGAATTGAGTAAATCTATACCTCTTCATTCATGGAATGGAATTAGTAAGCCCTGTGCTATGATTGATACAATCGGAGGAGGAAATTCCGGCAGGTGGAATTCGAAACCGTCTTCATCAGGGAATCAGTTTAGAAGAGTTTATTCTGATTTGGGTTTGAGGACTAATTTGATGGAGTTGATGACGGgaaatcaagaagaagaagatggagaGAATTTGGCCGGAAAAGTTCATAGTTGCCGGAGAAGTTCTCGGAGGAGCTTGAAACCACCGATGGAGGAGGGAGAGTGA
- the LOC124922562 gene encoding structure-specific endonuclease subunit slx1: MATTPGALLSRTFRSLKPSNSGVFLRSKPPVSSLPMSSPPSSVSVSPNSSKKKPKPKPKPFWSVYLILSTNLPIKTYVGVTTNSSRRLKEHNGELRGGAKTSYAGRPWVFACIIQGFINRSEACSFESKWKSWSKKVTRKRSNANDTKQPTDPSRLLLQHRLAALGRVQDIIDCSHLEIDWRLDPS, translated from the exons ATGGCGACGACGCCGGGGGCGTTGCTATCAAGGACTTTCCGATCTCTGAAGCCGAGCAACTCCGGCGTATTCCTTCGTTCTAAACCACCTGTCTCCTCCCTTCCAATGTCATCTCCTCCATCTTCGGTGTCTGTTTCACCTAATTCATCGAAGAAGAAACCTAAACCTAAGCCTAAGCCTTTCTGGTCTGTATATTTGATTCTCTCCACTAACCTCCCAATCAAAACTTACGTCGGTGTCACAACCAATTCTTCTAGACG GCTGAAAGAACATAATGGAGAACTGAGAGGTGGTGCCAAGACTTCTTATGCAGGAAGGCCGTGGGTTTTTGCATGTATTATTCAAGGATTCATCAATAGAAGTGAAG CTTGCTCTTTCGAATCAAAATGGAAAAGTTGGTCAAAAAAAGTAACCCGCAAAAGGAGTAATGCCAATGATACAAAGCAGCCAACCGACCCCTCCCGACTCCTCCTTCAACACAGGTTAGCAGCTTTGGGTCGAGTTCAAGATATAATTGATTGCAGTCATTTAGAAATTGATTGGCGGTTGGATCCTTCTTGA